One region of Candidatus Peribacteraceae bacterium genomic DNA includes:
- a CDS encoding NAD-dependent epimerase/dehydratase family protein, which yields MKILLTGAAGFIGFHAAQVLLARGDEVVGYDNFNPYYDPKLKEARAAQLAGKKGFTMVRADILEREKLREAMKGCDRVCHLAALAGVRYAFDHPDEYVDTNIRGFFNVIEEVRLQKIPGLIYASSSSVYGGNTKMPLAEEDRTDNQLSLYGMNKKDNELMAHVYHSLYGTAVTGLRFFTVYGPWGRPDMALFLFTDAILHDRTLPIYGRGKMQRDFTYVDDIVAGIVASIDKNYPEEVFNLGCGRTEELMDYVAAIEKACGKEGKKEFLPMQPGDVVRTEADIAKAKRMLGFDPKTQIKDGVPRFVSWYREYNKI from the coding sequence ATGAAGATTCTCCTCACCGGAGCCGCCGGCTTCATCGGCTTCCACGCCGCACAAGTGCTCCTCGCGCGCGGCGACGAAGTGGTGGGCTACGACAACTTCAATCCCTACTACGACCCCAAGCTGAAGGAAGCGCGCGCCGCGCAACTCGCGGGAAAGAAGGGATTCACCATGGTGCGAGCGGACATTTTGGAACGCGAGAAATTGAGAGAGGCAATGAAAGGATGCGACCGCGTGTGCCATCTGGCCGCGCTCGCCGGCGTACGCTACGCCTTCGACCATCCGGATGAGTACGTCGACACCAACATCCGCGGTTTCTTCAATGTGATCGAGGAGGTGCGGCTGCAGAAGATCCCCGGCCTCATCTACGCCTCCTCCAGCTCCGTGTACGGGGGCAACACCAAGATGCCGCTCGCGGAAGAGGATCGTACGGACAATCAGCTCTCCCTCTACGGGATGAACAAGAAGGACAACGAGCTCATGGCGCACGTCTACCACTCCCTCTACGGCACCGCCGTCACGGGGCTGCGGTTCTTCACCGTCTACGGACCGTGGGGCAGGCCGGACATGGCGCTCTTCCTCTTTACGGACGCCATCCTCCACGACCGCACCCTCCCCATCTACGGACGGGGGAAGATGCAGCGCGACTTCACCTACGTGGACGACATCGTGGCGGGGATCGTGGCCTCCATAGACAAGAACTATCCGGAGGAGGTGTTCAACCTGGGTTGCGGCCGCACGGAGGAGCTGATGGACTACGTGGCCGCGATCGAGAAGGCCTGCGGCAAGGAAGGGAAGAAGGAATTCCTCCCCATGCAGCCGGGCGACGTGGTACGCACGGAGGCGGACATCGCGAAAGCGAAGAGGATGCTGGGCTTTGACCCCAAGACGCAGATCAAGGATGGCGTGCCGCGGTTCGTGAGCTGGTACCGCGAATATAACAAGATCTGA
- a CDS encoding NAD(P)-dependent oxidoreductase, translating into MFSGAHIVITGGSGFIGSFLAEELLRRGATVRVPLHGGDKGFLKETGGIEWMEGDLRDDAFCISLLEGAHRLFHFASRRKNVAVHRQRAGEIAADNIRMSLALAKAVSTHPVPVTFMSSATVPEPLSLLSVSAASETDGYALGKAASEMVWIAASRQYGFLLAIPRPVGIYGPRDTFSQEGNIIPSLMVKAESATDALDVWGSGDAVRSFLFVEDVIRALFILAEADVTGIQFIVPPETVTVRALAERIRDLVRPGLPLRFDSAKPEGALSPVFPPPHPLLQGFAWTPLAAGLQRTLDWWKGAR; encoded by the coding sequence ATGTTCAGCGGTGCCCACATTGTCATCACGGGCGGTTCCGGGTTCATAGGGAGTTTTCTCGCGGAGGAGCTGCTCCGCCGCGGCGCAACCGTGCGCGTTCCCCTGCACGGGGGGGACAAAGGCTTCCTCAAGGAGACCGGCGGCATCGAATGGATGGAGGGGGACCTGCGTGATGATGCGTTCTGCATCAGTCTTCTCGAGGGCGCACACCGCTTGTTCCACTTCGCCTCGCGCCGGAAGAACGTGGCCGTGCACCGGCAGCGTGCCGGAGAGATCGCCGCAGACAACATCCGCATGTCCCTCGCCCTCGCGAAGGCGGTCTCCACACATCCGGTTCCCGTCACCTTCATGAGCAGCGCGACGGTTCCCGAGCCATTGTCGCTCCTTTCGGTTTCCGCAGCGTCCGAGACGGACGGCTATGCTTTGGGGAAGGCGGCGAGCGAGATGGTATGGATCGCCGCGTCGCGGCAATACGGGTTCCTGCTGGCCATCCCCCGTCCTGTCGGCATTTACGGTCCCCGCGATACGTTCTCGCAGGAGGGGAATATCATCCCCTCCCTCATGGTCAAGGCGGAGTCCGCAACGGACGCGTTGGACGTGTGGGGGAGCGGCGATGCCGTGCGGTCCTTCCTGTTCGTAGAGGACGTCATTCGCGCCCTGTTCATCCTGGCGGAAGCGGATGTAACGGGAATCCAGTTCATCGTCCCTCCGGAGACAGTGACGGTCCGCGCGCTCGCCGAACGGATCCGGGACTTGGTGCGGCCGGGTCTCCCCCTCCGTTTCGACAGCGCGAAACCCGAAGGGGCGCTATCCCCCGTCTTCCCTCCTCCCCACCCCCTCCTGCAAGGGTTCGCATGGACACCTCTCGCGGCGGGTTTGCAGCGAACGCTCGACTGGTGGAAAGGCGCCCGCTAG
- a CDS encoding polyprenol monophosphomannose synthase, giving the protein MLSLILPTYNEAENIPRVVPELQGILKDIPHEIIIVDDDSPDGTWRVAEELAAGNDRVRVIRRVGRRGLSSAVIEGFLAAKGEVLGVTDADGQHDYTLLPSLCRAVEGKGGLAIGSRYVEGGSVGKWDERRQWMSRLATDMAKRLCRVRVTDPMSGFFAVSREIALRVAPRLHPHGFKILFDILVRIPRSTPVTELPYTFRTRTHGESKMSLRVQLQFLLTVLEAVPARLFP; this is encoded by the coding sequence ATGCTCTCCCTCATTCTTCCCACCTACAACGAGGCGGAGAATATTCCGCGCGTCGTGCCGGAATTGCAGGGGATCCTGAAAGATATCCCGCATGAGATCATCATCGTGGATGACGATTCGCCGGACGGCACCTGGCGGGTGGCGGAGGAATTGGCCGCGGGGAACGACCGCGTGCGCGTGATCCGCCGCGTGGGGAGGCGGGGGCTTTCCTCGGCCGTCATCGAGGGTTTTTTGGCGGCGAAGGGAGAGGTGTTGGGAGTGACCGATGCGGATGGTCAGCACGATTACACGCTGCTTCCCTCGCTCTGCCGGGCGGTGGAAGGGAAGGGAGGGCTGGCCATCGGCTCGCGGTACGTGGAGGGGGGGAGCGTGGGCAAGTGGGATGAGCGGCGGCAGTGGATGAGCAGGCTGGCGACGGACATGGCCAAGAGGCTCTGCCGCGTCCGCGTGACGGACCCCATGAGCGGCTTCTTCGCGGTGTCGCGGGAGATCGCGCTGCGCGTGGCGCCGCGGCTCCATCCGCACGGCTTCAAGATCCTCTTCGACATCCTCGTCCGCATTCCGCGCTCCACACCCGTCACGGAGCTGCCATACACGTTCCGCACGCGCACACACGGGGAGAGTAAGATGTCGTTGCGCGTGCAACTGCAGTTCCTCCTCACCGTCCTTGAGGCCGTCCCCGCGCGGCTCTTCCCATGA
- a CDS encoding polyprenol monophosphomannose synthase, with product MDIPRTLVIIPSFNERENIGALVEEVLAVAPGIEVLVVDDSSPDGTAETVRQAQGRHPDRLHLIVRQGKGGRGSAVLEGFAFALKGPYLRILEMDADFSHRPSEIPTLIEAAEHADCVVGSRYLPGSEIHHWGWKRTFFSAFANRYARVVLGIPLSDYTNGFRCYRREAVEGLEPERIDAKGYVVLSEVAYQLHRKGFRFAQVPTVFVNRRRGISNLSFREIREAFLSVLRIRFRGAQH from the coding sequence ATGGACATACCCCGCACCCTCGTCATTATCCCCAGCTTCAACGAGCGCGAAAACATCGGTGCGCTCGTCGAAGAGGTGCTGGCCGTTGCGCCGGGCATTGAAGTGCTGGTGGTGGATGATTCCTCCCCGGACGGGACGGCGGAGACGGTGAGACAGGCGCAAGGCAGGCATCCGGACCGCCTCCATTTGATCGTACGTCAGGGCAAAGGCGGCAGAGGATCGGCGGTACTGGAAGGGTTCGCGTTCGCCCTGAAAGGTCCGTATCTGAGAATCTTGGAGATGGATGCGGACTTCTCCCACCGCCCCTCGGAAATCCCGACGCTCATAGAGGCTGCCGAACACGCAGACTGCGTGGTGGGCTCACGCTATCTTCCGGGAAGCGAAATCCATCACTGGGGATGGAAGCGCACGTTCTTCAGCGCGTTCGCCAACCGCTACGCACGCGTCGTGCTGGGCATTCCCCTCTCGGATTACACGAACGGGTTCCGCTGCTACCGCCGGGAGGCCGTGGAAGGGTTGGAGCCGGAGCGCATCGATGCCAAGGGATACGTGGTGCTCTCGGAAGTGGCGTACCAGCTCCATAGAAAGGGATTCCGTTTCGCCCAGGTTCCCACCGTGTTCGTGAACCGCCGCCGCGGCATTTCCAATCTTTCTTTCCGGGAAATTCGCGAAGCGTTCCTCTCCGTCCTGCGCATCCGGTTCAGGGGCGCGCAGCATTGA
- a CDS encoding NAD-dependent epimerase/dehydratase family protein, with the protein MNILVTGSSGTIGTRLCEVLLKRGDNVIGVDWVANKWQEDVEAVTQHVDLRDEAAVEEIRLPEDIDAVVHLAANARVYELVEHPDRARDNFVTLFNALELARKRGIKRFLFASSREGYGNIRAERYTEDLVRVEHCESPYTASKVGGEALVQAYTRCYGIDHVIFRFSNVYGMYDDSVRVVPLFIRRARANEPLTVFGKDKCLDFTYIDDTIDGIVRALDRFDTAKNGTYNIAHGEGTTLVHLAERIKELLGSSSALEVGASRTGEVVRYVADVSRAKAALGYDPKVPFEEGIVKTVRWYEEHGV; encoded by the coding sequence ATGAACATACTCGTAACAGGCTCATCCGGCACCATCGGCACGCGGTTGTGCGAAGTACTGCTCAAGCGGGGGGACAACGTGATCGGCGTGGACTGGGTGGCGAACAAGTGGCAGGAGGACGTGGAGGCCGTGACCCAGCACGTGGATTTGAGGGATGAGGCCGCCGTGGAAGAGATCCGTTTGCCGGAGGATATTGACGCCGTGGTCCACCTGGCCGCCAACGCCCGCGTATACGAGCTGGTGGAGCACCCGGACCGCGCGCGGGATAATTTCGTGACGCTCTTCAACGCGCTGGAGCTCGCCCGCAAAAGGGGCATCAAGAGGTTCCTCTTCGCTTCCTCCCGCGAGGGGTACGGGAACATCCGCGCGGAACGCTACACGGAGGACCTGGTGCGCGTGGAGCACTGCGAGAGCCCCTACACCGCGAGCAAGGTGGGAGGGGAGGCGCTCGTCCAGGCATACACGCGCTGCTATGGGATCGACCATGTGATCTTCCGCTTCTCCAACGTCTACGGCATGTACGACGATTCCGTGCGCGTCGTCCCCCTCTTCATCCGTCGTGCCCGCGCCAACGAGCCCCTCACGGTGTTCGGGAAGGACAAGTGCCTGGACTTCACGTACATCGACGACACCATCGACGGCATCGTGCGGGCCCTCGACCGCTTCGACACGGCGAAGAACGGCACCTACAACATCGCCCACGGCGAAGGGACCACGCTCGTGCATCTCGCGGAACGGATCAAGGAGCTCCTCGGGAGCTCATCGGCGTTGGAAGTGGGGGCGTCCCGCACCGGGGAAGTGGTCCGCTACGTGGCGGATGTCTCCCGCGCGAAGGCCGCCTTGGGATACGACCCCAAAGTGCCGTTCGAGGAAGGAATCGTGAAGACGGTGCGGTGGTACGAGGAGCACGGTGTATAG
- the gmd gene encoding GDP-mannose 4,6-dehydratase, protein MKRALVTGITGQDGSYLAELLLEKGYEVHGLVRRASTFNRGRIEHLFMDPHEGKVPLTLHYGDLGDSSSLLRILLETRPDEIYNLAAQSHVGVSFEMPEYTGDVTAMGAARLLEALRISKMPARFYQASSSELFGMVKESPQNEETPFHPRSPYGCAKAFAFHMTRNYREAYGMYAVNGILFNHESPRRGENFVTRKITMTLARILAGQQDCLYLGNLDAKRDWGYAPEYVEGMWRMLQQETPDDYVLATGTTASVREFLELCLQHLDVPFVREGEGEKELYRDARSKKAIVAVDPRYRRPAEVDLLIGDASKAKRILGWEAKTTLSELAAVMLEADCARLGVPFPAAVSASVRVQRESPRHSSAF, encoded by the coding sequence ATGAAACGCGCCCTTGTAACGGGTATTACCGGCCAGGACGGGTCGTACCTCGCCGAGCTCCTGCTGGAGAAAGGGTATGAGGTGCACGGCCTGGTGCGGCGCGCCTCCACATTCAACCGCGGGCGCATCGAACACCTCTTCATGGATCCGCATGAGGGGAAAGTCCCCCTCACGCTCCACTATGGTGACTTGGGCGATTCCAGTTCACTGTTGCGCATCCTCCTGGAAACCCGTCCGGACGAGATCTACAACCTGGCTGCACAGAGCCACGTGGGCGTGAGCTTCGAGATGCCGGAGTACACGGGCGACGTGACGGCCATGGGGGCAGCCCGTCTCCTGGAAGCGCTGCGCATCAGCAAGATGCCCGCACGGTTCTACCAGGCGAGCAGCAGCGAGCTCTTCGGCATGGTGAAGGAGTCGCCGCAGAACGAGGAGACGCCGTTCCATCCCCGCAGCCCGTACGGGTGCGCCAAGGCGTTCGCGTTCCACATGACGCGCAATTACCGCGAGGCGTATGGCATGTACGCCGTCAACGGCATCCTCTTCAACCACGAATCACCGCGCCGCGGCGAGAACTTCGTCACGCGCAAGATCACCATGACGCTGGCGCGCATTCTGGCGGGGCAGCAGGATTGCCTGTATCTGGGGAACCTGGACGCCAAGCGCGACTGGGGATACGCCCCCGAGTACGTGGAGGGGATGTGGCGCATGCTGCAGCAGGAGACGCCGGACGATTACGTGCTGGCCACGGGCACCACCGCCTCCGTGCGGGAGTTCCTAGAGTTGTGTTTGCAGCACCTCGATGTCCCGTTTGTGCGGGAGGGCGAGGGGGAGAAGGAACTCTACCGCGACGCGCGCTCGAAGAAGGCCATCGTCGCCGTGGACCCGCGCTACCGCCGGCCTGCGGAAGTGGATCTCCTTATCGGAGACGCCTCCAAGGCGAAGCGGATCCTGGGATGGGAGGCCAAGACCACGCTCTCGGAACTCGCAGCCGTCATGCTGGAGGCGGATTGCGCACGTCTCGGCGTGCCATTCCCCGCGGCGGTCTCCGCTTCCGTCCGCGTGCAGAGGGAATCTCCCCGCCATTCTTCCGCTTTCTGA
- a CDS encoding NAD(P)/FAD-dependent oxidoreductase, whose product MPRVAVIAGAGPAGLTAAYELLARTDIVPVVCEQTGQIGGIAQTFNYKGNRIDIGGHRFFSKNDRVMRWWFTILPLQGKPAADTAEKGHQIDYAPGGPDPETEDKVMLQRPRLSRIFFRRNFFPYPISITLSVAWRLGLLNTVLITLSYLWVQLFPRKDERFLDAFYTNRFGKRLYETFFEAYTEKVWGVPCSQIRSDWGAQRVKGLSLRRAVFHAIKDLFSSDFAKAQKERETSLITRFYYPKFGPGQMWETVADSVKERGGEVRMKTRVTGVRLEGGRVAGVTLEHVETGATEDVACDFLFSTMPIKQLIGMIHPQAPATVTEVAEGLQYRDFLTVGLLLNKLAVREGRKTVRERVPDNWIYIQEGDVRVGRVQVFNNWSPYLVADRKNHVWIGLEYFVNEGGDLWVKPDRDMIDLGIAELEKIGFVKKEDVVDACVLRVPKAYPAYFGSYDQLGTVRAFTDAIPNLFLVGRNGMHRYNNQDHSMLTAMIAVDNIVAGRSDKANVWDVNAEEEYHEEKK is encoded by the coding sequence ATGCCACGTGTCGCCGTCATCGCCGGCGCAGGTCCCGCGGGATTGACCGCGGCCTACGAGCTCCTCGCGCGCACGGACATCGTGCCCGTCGTGTGCGAGCAGACCGGACAAATCGGGGGCATTGCGCAGACCTTCAACTACAAGGGCAACCGCATCGACATCGGGGGGCACCGCTTCTTCAGCAAGAACGACCGGGTGATGCGGTGGTGGTTCACGATCCTGCCTTTGCAGGGAAAGCCCGCGGCGGACACGGCGGAGAAAGGCCATCAGATCGATTACGCCCCGGGGGGGCCCGACCCCGAAACCGAGGACAAGGTCATGCTCCAGCGTCCGCGCCTCTCCCGCATTTTCTTCCGGCGGAACTTCTTCCCCTATCCCATCTCCATCACGCTCTCGGTGGCATGGAGGCTCGGTCTCCTCAATACCGTCCTCATCACGCTCAGTTACCTATGGGTGCAGCTCTTCCCCCGCAAGGATGAGCGCTTCCTCGACGCCTTCTACACCAACCGCTTCGGCAAACGTCTCTACGAAACGTTCTTCGAGGCGTACACGGAGAAGGTGTGGGGTGTTCCGTGCAGCCAGATACGGTCGGACTGGGGGGCGCAGCGCGTCAAAGGCCTCTCCCTGCGGCGCGCCGTGTTCCATGCCATCAAGGACCTCTTCTCCAGTGACTTCGCCAAGGCGCAGAAGGAGCGCGAGACCAGCCTCATCACGCGCTTCTACTACCCCAAGTTCGGCCCCGGCCAAATGTGGGAGACGGTGGCGGATTCGGTGAAGGAACGGGGGGGCGAGGTCCGCATGAAGACGCGGGTGACGGGTGTGCGGCTGGAGGGCGGCAGGGTGGCGGGCGTTACGCTCGAGCACGTGGAAACGGGCGCGACGGAGGATGTAGCCTGCGACTTCCTCTTCTCCACCATGCCCATCAAGCAACTCATCGGCATGATCCATCCCCAGGCGCCGGCTACCGTCACGGAGGTGGCGGAAGGGCTGCAGTACCGCGACTTCCTCACGGTCGGCCTCCTCCTCAACAAGCTCGCCGTGCGCGAGGGGAGGAAGACGGTGCGGGAGAGGGTCCCCGACAACTGGATCTACATCCAGGAGGGCGATGTGCGCGTTGGACGCGTGCAGGTGTTCAACAACTGGAGCCCGTACTTGGTCGCGGACCGCAAGAACCACGTGTGGATCGGGCTGGAGTACTTCGTCAACGAGGGGGGCGACCTGTGGGTGAAGCCGGACCGGGACATGATCGATTTGGGGATCGCGGAACTGGAGAAGATCGGTTTCGTGAAGAAGGAAGACGTTGTGGATGCGTGCGTGCTGCGCGTCCCCAAGGCGTACCCGGCGTACTTCGGCAGCTATGACCAGCTCGGCACCGTGCGCGCGTTCACGGACGCCATCCCCAACCTGTTCCTTGTCGGCCGCAACGGCATGCACCGCTACAACAATCAGGACCATTCCATGCTCACGGCGATGATCGCCGTGGACAACATCGTCGCCGGCCGGTCAGACAAGGCGAACGTGTGGGATGTGAATGCGGAGGAGGAGTACCACGAAGAGAAGAAGTGA